A window from Pokkaliibacter sp. MBI-7 encodes these proteins:
- the tssC gene encoding type VI secretion system contractile sheath large subunit: MTGSDLNREAGFNYAFATDDAVQFGAGLVPAAAPLQDSEEPDWQSEEFLDRFLREQDPLRALKVWLARDDDAGSVADDELRQLLWQGISAIDQLLEAQVNHILHHPGFQRMEASWRSLHYLVQQTAQADREQRVKIKLLNLSWPDLSKDMARVIEFDQSDFHRLIYSNEFDHAGGEPFGLLIGDYQISLTPQPGLPTQDLDVLSSVARTAAAAFVPFVTSVQPSFLGVEQFSELGSVRQFQQQFELPEYVKWRSFREREEARFVGMVLPQVLMRKPYKADGTRKEQFSFREQLASEQDYLWGNAAYCLATVMVRAFAESGWFSHIRGFKPGKVSQGMVCDLPVLFCETERYQHTRLSPLNLQVGDRLERALSDTGFIPVLPVPMTGHLVFLSNASVMKPRRYESDNASVNVQLSSMLQYTLCVSRFAHYIKHMGRDKVGKYESAYTIENDLQRWLHQYTTASDTASDEVRARYPLGEATIKVKAKAGQPGHYYSVIRLRPHLQLDQLVSSVRLVTELSSGR, encoded by the coding sequence TTGACGGGGTCGGATCTAAACCGGGAAGCCGGATTCAACTATGCCTTTGCCACCGATGATGCGGTGCAGTTCGGGGCCGGGTTGGTTCCGGCCGCTGCGCCGCTGCAGGACAGCGAGGAGCCGGACTGGCAGAGCGAGGAGTTTCTTGATCGCTTTCTGCGCGAACAGGACCCGCTGCGTGCGCTGAAAGTCTGGCTGGCCCGTGATGACGATGCCGGCAGTGTGGCCGATGACGAGCTGCGGCAGCTGCTGTGGCAGGGCATCAGTGCCATCGACCAGTTACTGGAAGCGCAGGTCAATCATATTCTCCATCACCCCGGCTTCCAGCGCATGGAAGCCAGCTGGCGCAGCCTGCACTATCTGGTGCAGCAGACCGCGCAGGCGGATCGCGAACAGCGGGTCAAGATCAAGCTGCTCAACCTCAGCTGGCCTGACCTGAGCAAGGATATGGCGCGGGTGATCGAGTTTGATCAGAGTGACTTCCACCGGCTGATTTACAGCAACGAATTTGATCACGCTGGTGGCGAGCCCTTTGGCCTGCTGATCGGTGACTATCAGATTTCACTCACTCCGCAGCCGGGCCTGCCGACCCAGGATCTGGATGTCCTGTCATCGGTGGCCCGTACGGCCGCCGCTGCCTTTGTGCCTTTTGTGACGTCGGTGCAGCCCTCTTTCCTTGGGGTTGAGCAGTTCTCCGAGCTGGGCTCGGTGCGCCAGTTCCAGCAGCAGTTCGAGCTGCCGGAGTACGTCAAGTGGCGCAGTTTTCGTGAACGGGAGGAAGCGCGCTTTGTCGGTATGGTGCTGCCGCAGGTACTGATGCGTAAACCCTACAAGGCCGATGGCACCCGCAAGGAGCAGTTCAGCTTCCGCGAGCAGCTGGCCAGTGAGCAGGATTACCTCTGGGGTAATGCCGCCTACTGTCTGGCGACAGTGATGGTGCGGGCCTTTGCCGAGTCAGGCTGGTTCAGTCATATCCGTGGTTTCAAACCCGGCAAGGTCAGTCAGGGTATGGTCTGCGACCTGCCTGTACTGTTCTGTGAAACCGAGCGCTATCAGCATACCCGGCTGTCCCCGCTTAATCTACAGGTGGGCGACCGGCTGGAGCGGGCGTTGTCGGATACCGGTTTTATCCCGGTGCTGCCGGTGCCGATGACCGGCCATCTGGTATTTCTCAGCAATGCCTCGGTGATGAAGCCCAGGCGGTACGAAAGCGATAACGCCAGCGTCAACGTGCAGCTGTCGTCGATGCTGCAATACACCCTCTGTGTGTCGCGTTTTGCTCACTACATCAAACATATGGGGCGAGACAAAGTGGGCAAGTACGAGTCAGCCTACACCATCGAAAACGACCTGCAGCGCTGGCTGCATCAGTACACCACCGCCTCCGATACCGCCTCCGACGAAGTCCGGGCGCGTTATCCGCTGGGCGAGGCCACCATCAAGGTCAAGGCCAAGGCAGGGCAGCCCGGCCACTACTATTCAGTCATTCGCCTGCGCCCTCATCTGCAGCTGGACCAGCTGGTGTCTTCGGTACGGCTGGTGACCGAGTTGTCATCCGGGCGCTAG
- the tssC gene encoding type VI secretion system contractile sheath large subunit, whose product MSAKQQHAAVDAALSESSIGILEQAIKATKQTEASRAEELIRTLTEEALKGTLTWSRNLSVTFNEAIARIDQLISEQLSEIMHHDKFQKLEGSWRGLSYLVNNSDTSHTLKIRMLSLSKKELHRDLTKAVDFDQSNIFKKVYEAEFGTPGGEPYGALIGDYEFTNHPEDIETLGLISNVAAAGFSPFISAASPALFGFDDWRELSKPRDLEKIFESFEYTKWRGFRESDDSRFVTLTMPRVLARLPYGQQTRAVEEFRYEEFPLDDRTQYALTADHEHYCWMNAAYVMGTRLTEAFSKYGFCTAIRGAEGGGRVDNLPSHIFISDDGDPDLKCPTEIGITDRREAELGKMGFLPLCHYKNTDYAVFFGGQTCQKPAKFDNPDATANAAISARLPYMMATSRFAHYLKVMARDKIGSYMEASDVEAWLNRWILSYVNASEGGGQEIRAKYPLADAKVKVKEIPGQPGAYNAIAWLRPWLQMEELTTSLRLVAKIPEIGN is encoded by the coding sequence ATGAGCGCCAAACAACAGCACGCCGCCGTTGACGCCGCGTTGAGCGAAAGCAGCATTGGCATTCTGGAACAGGCCATCAAGGCCACCAAGCAGACCGAAGCTTCCCGGGCCGAAGAGCTGATCCGCACGCTGACCGAAGAAGCCCTGAAAGGGACGCTGACCTGGAGCCGTAACCTGTCAGTGACCTTCAACGAAGCCATTGCCCGTATCGATCAGCTGATCTCCGAACAGCTGTCGGAAATCATGCACCACGATAAGTTCCAGAAGCTGGAAGGCAGCTGGCGTGGTCTGAGCTATCTGGTCAATAACAGCGATACCAGCCACACCCTGAAGATCCGCATGCTCAGCCTGAGCAAGAAAGAACTGCACCGTGATCTGACCAAGGCGGTGGATTTTGACCAGAGCAATATCTTTAAGAAAGTCTACGAAGCCGAGTTTGGGACACCCGGTGGTGAGCCCTACGGCGCGCTGATCGGTGACTATGAATTTACCAACCACCCGGAAGACATCGAGACGCTGGGGCTGATCTCCAATGTCGCGGCAGCGGGCTTCTCACCCTTTATTTCGGCCGCCTCGCCAGCGCTGTTTGGCTTTGATGACTGGCGTGAGCTGTCCAAGCCACGCGATCTGGAAAAAATCTTTGAGTCGTTCGAGTACACCAAATGGCGCGGTTTCCGCGAAAGTGATGACAGCCGCTTTGTCACACTGACCATGCCGCGTGTGCTGGCACGTCTGCCCTACGGTCAGCAGACCCGTGCGGTGGAAGAGTTCCGTTATGAGGAATTCCCGCTGGATGACCGCACCCAGTACGCTTTGACGGCAGATCATGAGCACTACTGCTGGATGAACGCCGCCTATGTGATGGGCACCCGTCTGACCGAGGCCTTCTCCAAGTACGGTTTCTGTACCGCCATTCGCGGTGCCGAGGGCGGTGGCCGGGTCGATAACCTGCCTTCCCACATCTTCATCAGTGATGACGGCGACCCCGATCTGAAATGCCCGACTGAAATCGGTATCACCGACCGTCGCGAGGCCGAACTGGGCAAGATGGGCTTCCTGCCTCTGTGCCATTACAAGAACACCGATTATGCCGTGTTCTTCGGTGGCCAGACCTGCCAGAAGCCAGCCAAATTCGACAACCCGGATGCGACTGCCAACGCGGCCATCTCTGCTCGTTTGCCGTACATGATGGCCACCTCGCGCTTTGCTCATTACCTGAAGGTCATGGCCCGCGACAAGATTGGAAGCTACATGGAAGCCTCCGACGTGGAAGCCTGGCTGAACCGCTGGATTCTCAGCTACGTCAACGCGTCCGAAGGCGGTGGCCAGGAAATCCGTGCCAAGTACCCACTGGCGGATGCCAAGGTCAAGGTCAAGGAAATCCCCGGCCAGCCTGGTGCCTACAATGCCATCGCCTGGCTGCGCCCGTGGTTGCAGATGGAAGAGCTGACCACCTCGCTGAGGCTGGTGGCGAAGATCCCTGAAATCGGCAACTGA
- the tssB gene encoding type VI secretion system contractile sheath small subunit, whose amino-acid sequence MSVHSKLARVRKPRVHITYDLETEGLSVRKELAFVVGVMGDFAGDNTESMKPLKDRRFIHIDHDNFDSVLRRMSPRLRLRVDNKLGGDDEQFHVNLEFKSMADFEPAAVVRQVEPLRKLMETRNKLRDLMTKVDRSEDLENILENVLNNTDELGRLADQLNIKQGEPLA is encoded by the coding sequence GTGAGTGTACACAGCAAGCTGGCCCGGGTAAGAAAGCCGCGCGTGCATATTACCTATGACCTGGAAACCGAAGGTCTGTCGGTGCGTAAGGAACTGGCCTTTGTGGTGGGTGTCATGGGTGATTTTGCCGGTGACAACACCGAGTCGATGAAGCCACTGAAAGACCGCCGCTTCATTCATATCGACCACGACAACTTCGATTCGGTGCTGCGTCGCATGAGCCCGCGCCTGCGTCTGCGGGTGGACAACAAGCTGGGTGGTGATGACGAGCAGTTCCACGTCAATCTGGAGTTCAAATCGATGGCGGACTTTGAGCCTGCTGCCGTAGTCCGTCAGGTTGAGCCACTGCGCAAGCTGATGGAAACCCGCAACAAGCTGCGTGACCTGATGACCAAGGTCGACCGTTCCGAAGATCTGGAAAACATTCTGGAAAACGTTCTCAACAACACGGATGAACTGGGCCGTCTGGCTGACCAGTTAAACATTAAGCAGGGAGAGCCACTGGCATGA
- the tssA gene encoding type VI secretion system protein TssA encodes MSMLDFDAILAPISSEMPQGQDPRQDVSPTSAYYQLKDVRNQARAAERNALIEDEPLQSCVALWRPIVERVPEVLTSEGKDLELVAWLIEALARYQGFAGLAEGFTLAQRLIETHWDGLYPFPDEDGQETRVAPLIGLNGYDNEGALLMPISTIMLTAGSSSGPFALWEYQQAQELERLDDAKKAQRLKAGAVEMSAITTAARETTTEQFQQVHDQLLAAMTAYQQLVACMDQAVGAPVPSSRISKRLEECLDCVRHLAGDRIKVPKPAVEELADIGLNSDGAEPLPGAAVSAPTGVLQLQQREQAIQTLVQVSEFFRKTEPHSPMSYAIDQVVRWSELSLPELLQELIADQDARKGFFRLTGIPSDNP; translated from the coding sequence ATGAGTATGTTGGACTTTGACGCCATTCTGGCACCCATCAGCAGCGAGATGCCGCAGGGGCAGGACCCGCGTCAGGATGTGTCGCCGACGTCGGCTTATTACCAGCTGAAAGACGTGCGTAATCAGGCTCGTGCGGCGGAGCGCAACGCCCTGATCGAGGATGAGCCGCTGCAGTCCTGCGTGGCGTTGTGGCGCCCCATCGTCGAGCGGGTGCCTGAGGTACTGACCAGCGAAGGTAAGGATCTTGAGCTGGTGGCCTGGCTGATTGAAGCGCTGGCGCGCTATCAGGGTTTTGCCGGTCTGGCCGAGGGCTTCACCCTGGCGCAGCGGCTGATCGAAACCCACTGGGATGGCCTCTACCCATTCCCCGATGAGGACGGTCAGGAAACCCGCGTGGCGCCGCTGATTGGCCTCAATGGTTACGATAACGAAGGTGCCCTGCTGATGCCGATCAGCACCATTATGCTCACCGCGGGCAGCAGCAGTGGTCCTTTTGCCCTGTGGGAATATCAGCAGGCTCAGGAGCTGGAGCGTCTCGACGATGCCAAGAAAGCACAGCGCCTGAAGGCCGGTGCGGTGGAAATGAGCGCCATTACCACCGCTGCACGGGAAACGACCACCGAACAGTTTCAGCAGGTGCATGATCAGCTGCTGGCGGCCATGACGGCTTACCAGCAACTGGTGGCCTGCATGGATCAGGCCGTCGGAGCGCCGGTGCCCAGCTCACGCATCAGCAAGCGGCTGGAGGAGTGCCTGGACTGCGTACGCCATCTGGCGGGAGATCGCATCAAGGTGCCCAAGCCCGCCGTGGAGGAACTCGCTGACATCGGCCTGAACAGCGACGGGGCTGAACCACTGCCCGGCGCGGCTGTTTCCGCACCCACTGGCGTGCTGCAACTGCAACAGCGGGAGCAGGCGATTCAGACACTGGTGCAGGTGTCGGAGTTTTTCCGCAAAACCGAACCGCACTCGCCCATGTCCTATGCCATCGATCAGGTGGTGCGCTGGAGTGAGCTGAGTCTGCCGGAACTGCTGCAGGAATTAATTGCCGATCAGGATGCACGCAAGGGCTTTTTCCGCCTGACCGGTATCCCCTCAGATAACCCCTGA
- a CDS encoding protein phosphatase 2C domain-containing protein yields the protein MVGVNMVMGAHPNDMQLVSFAQSHKGKIRDHNEDAYLELAECGVWVVADGMGGHAAGDVASQMVVDTLEMELAHLPRHQISVEQLVAAIRRANRNVQHYASTQMQGKTVGSTVVALLVRNEEYHLCWVGDSRAYLLRDGQLQQCTRDHSQVQDMVEQGLISRDDAEFHPLANVVTRAIGGQEEVDVDVVSGQLQAGDLFLLCSDGLSKELSFHQLSQILNTPSVVDACMALTHSALVHGGRDNITSVLVRACQGHSHGEPDDPTLPLVQGHWVRT from the coding sequence ATGGTAGGCGTCAATATGGTCATGGGGGCGCATCCCAACGACATGCAGCTGGTCAGTTTTGCCCAGAGTCATAAGGGCAAGATCCGCGATCATAACGAAGATGCTTATCTGGAGCTGGCCGAGTGCGGCGTCTGGGTCGTGGCAGACGGTATGGGCGGTCATGCCGCCGGTGATGTGGCCAGTCAGATGGTGGTGGACACCCTGGAAATGGAGCTGGCTCATCTGCCCCGTCATCAGATCAGCGTCGAGCAGCTGGTGGCTGCTATCCGCCGGGCTAATCGCAATGTACAGCACTACGCCAGCACGCAGATGCAAGGCAAGACCGTTGGTTCCACCGTGGTGGCGCTGCTGGTACGTAACGAGGAATACCACCTGTGCTGGGTGGGTGACAGCCGCGCTTATTTACTGCGTGACGGTCAGCTGCAGCAGTGCACCCGAGATCACAGCCAGGTACAGGACATGGTCGAACAGGGGCTGATCAGCCGCGATGATGCCGAGTTTCATCCGCTGGCGAATGTGGTCACCCGCGCTATCGGTGGCCAGGAAGAGGTAGACGTGGATGTGGTCAGCGGGCAGCTGCAGGCCGGTGATCTGTTCCTGCTGTGCAGTGATGGCCTGAGCAAGGAGCTGAGTTTTCACCAGCTGAGCCAGATTCTGAATACCCCCAGTGTGGTGGATGCCTGTATGGCTCTGACGCATTCGGCGCTGGTGCATGGTGGCCGCGACAATATTACCAGTGTGCTGGTGCGGGCCTGTCAGGGGCACAGCCACGGCGAACCCGATGACCCGACCCTGCCGCTGGTGCAGGGGCACTGGGTGCGGACCTGA
- the tagF gene encoding type VI secretion system-associated protein TagF, which yields MSGDAVKGYGYFGKVPVRGDFVSDRLSRNFIEGFNEWLQAVLAVSQEQLLDDWLEAYLTAPVWHFALSRGVVGEHAMAGSLMPSVDQVGRRFPFLLACETALSPVRLWANRDWSEATGGHLLQILEDGQELSDWVSALAQLPLPSGAEPRPLQPRGEAGKRQLAWQSASDSRCEDLLHPLLRQQFPRYCLWWTSGSERVPGSLLVSSGLPQVSQFAAMLDGQFEVWGW from the coding sequence ATGTCCGGCGACGCTGTAAAGGGATATGGCTACTTCGGCAAGGTGCCGGTGCGCGGTGACTTCGTCTCCGATCGTCTGAGCCGCAATTTTATCGAGGGATTCAACGAGTGGCTGCAGGCGGTACTGGCTGTCAGTCAGGAACAGCTGCTGGATGACTGGCTGGAAGCCTATCTGACCGCGCCGGTCTGGCACTTTGCCCTGTCGCGCGGGGTGGTCGGTGAGCATGCCATGGCGGGCAGCCTGATGCCCAGCGTCGATCAGGTCGGGCGCCGTTTCCCGTTCCTGCTGGCCTGTGAAACCGCGTTGTCACCGGTGCGGTTGTGGGCCAACCGTGACTGGAGTGAGGCGACCGGCGGCCATCTGCTGCAGATTCTGGAAGACGGCCAGGAGCTGAGTGACTGGGTCAGCGCGCTGGCGCAGTTACCGCTGCCGAGCGGCGCGGAGCCGCGCCCGCTGCAGCCCCGTGGTGAGGCCGGCAAACGCCAGCTGGCGTGGCAAAGTGCCAGTGACAGCCGCTGCGAAGACCTGTTGCACCCGCTGCTGCGGCAGCAGTTTCCGCGTTACTGCCTGTGGTGGACCAGCGGTTCCGAGCGGGTACCCGGTTCGCTGCTGGTCAGCTCCGGTCTGCCGCAGGTCAGCCAGTTTGCCGCCATGCTCGATGGTCAGTTCGAGGTGTGGGGATGGTAG
- the tssM gene encoding type VI secretion system membrane subunit TssM → MTFRQAGHMLWNFLTSRVFLSAVGVFCLALLIWFGGPLLAIAGAEPLASVMNRVVLISAIVFVWAVCSWVGYHYRSKREQEAVNKLVGEKKTQQGEGEDEDAIQDENTRLEIDTLHERISRAMDILKRTQLSKGRSIYQLPWYIMVGPPGSGKTTALHQSGLEFPLKREMGIDALQGVGGTRYCDWWFTNKAVLIDTAGRYTTQDSHSEHDARSWLGFLGLLKKFRPRRPINGVIIAMSMADLISKTRTERNLHARAIKHRIQELKNQLGMNFPVYVLLTKSDLVAGFSEFFAELTPEEREQVWGITFDPQAADNEKGVVGEFNKEFHALLVRLNEMVPERLRVERSMEKRAAIYEFPRQMRLLQAAADDFLKEVFTPNAFEEAPLLRGVYIASATQEGKPIERVHSQLASGLGLQDVPSENHGYHEGRSFFIRQLLESVVFPEQNLASTNQHHDRQSSWLMRGTLAASVLLLAGGGYVWWNSYQWNLGLIRSAEAAVQDYQSQHEDPQQDISLTLPALSRSLDALVQLPAGATGAELQREGIRGFGLYQGDQLHGPATAAYQRALQYQFVPHLSRVLVSEMQAVQGQTENLEYLYETLKTYLMLYQPEHRDNGQIQDWYQAYLQRYLKGEQNDGIRASLQAHLDRMLAMNIPIAGIDNAAVEQARKELTSMTLAERAYQRLRKELLHSRIPDFRLTDVLGSQSLSIFERADGKPLQEGIPGLYTYNGFHGLFQVESKRVLKRLTDDAWVYGDDASELGTLDGDVIAEQVRQKYYRDYSFQWQSLLAEIRLKKFDTITEGARIARVLSGSEQPLQSIIRGVQRNVALTRVNTDNVVNKQVGEVAEKVMETRTNRLTRYLPDSPIDQISMLPGKEVEQQFGNIVGFDETQMSSLEAELQRLYSYLDNLASADGSDKSAFMSQVDGKATQELNRTFRDIQRELPLELGTLLGPLNTQSQELAKEGAKSHLNDVWKSKVYGEFRRALQGRYPLAVKADQEVTLKDFGRFFGYGGTLDRYFEEYIAPVVDTSASTWQFDKDIGVSEASLKMFQNARQIRDAFFEPGSQIPKVDFALKPKTLDEDVISFLLEIDGQSLVYRHGPTRLSNFSWPGDGSKPGVRLVFTEPDSGKTITNDYPGAWGWYRLLDRLASLRKATIKDKQLDINVKGYKASLELVPSSVYNPFWSAELRGFECPATL, encoded by the coding sequence ATGACGTTCCGACAAGCTGGCCACATGCTTTGGAATTTTCTCACTTCACGGGTGTTTCTCAGTGCCGTGGGTGTGTTCTGTCTGGCTCTGCTGATCTGGTTCGGCGGCCCGCTGCTGGCCATTGCTGGTGCGGAGCCGCTGGCCAGTGTGATGAACCGGGTGGTGCTGATTTCCGCCATCGTCTTTGTCTGGGCGGTGTGCAGCTGGGTCGGCTATCACTATCGCAGCAAGCGTGAGCAGGAAGCGGTGAACAAACTGGTGGGCGAGAAGAAAACCCAGCAGGGCGAAGGCGAGGATGAGGATGCCATTCAGGATGAGAACACCCGGCTGGAAATCGACACCCTGCACGAGCGTATCAGCCGTGCCATGGACATTCTCAAGCGTACCCAGCTGAGCAAAGGGCGCAGCATCTATCAGTTGCCCTGGTACATCATGGTCGGGCCGCCCGGCTCCGGAAAAACCACCGCTCTGCATCAGTCCGGGCTTGAGTTCCCGCTAAAGCGGGAAATGGGGATCGATGCCCTGCAGGGCGTCGGCGGCACCCGCTATTGCGACTGGTGGTTTACTAACAAGGCGGTACTGATTGATACCGCTGGCCGCTACACCACGCAGGACAGCCATTCCGAACACGATGCCCGCTCCTGGCTGGGTTTCCTCGGTCTGCTTAAAAAATTCCGCCCCCGCCGTCCTATCAACGGTGTGATCATTGCCATGAGTATGGCTGACCTGATCAGCAAAACCCGTACCGAGCGCAACCTGCATGCCCGTGCGATCAAGCACCGTATTCAGGAGCTGAAGAATCAGCTTGGTATGAATTTCCCGGTCTATGTGCTGCTGACTAAATCCGATCTGGTCGCCGGTTTCAGCGAGTTTTTCGCTGAGCTGACCCCGGAGGAGCGGGAGCAGGTCTGGGGCATCACTTTCGATCCGCAGGCGGCCGACAACGAGAAGGGCGTAGTCGGCGAGTTCAACAAGGAGTTCCATGCCTTGCTGGTACGTCTCAATGAGATGGTGCCTGAGCGCCTGCGGGTCGAACGCAGTATGGAAAAACGTGCCGCTATTTATGAGTTTCCACGGCAGATGCGTCTGCTGCAGGCGGCCGCCGATGACTTCCTCAAGGAAGTGTTTACCCCGAATGCCTTTGAGGAAGCACCGCTGCTGCGTGGGGTGTATATCGCCAGTGCCACGCAGGAAGGCAAACCCATTGAGCGTGTGCATTCGCAATTGGCCAGCGGACTGGGTCTGCAGGATGTGCCCAGCGAGAACCACGGCTATCACGAAGGCCGCAGTTTCTTCATTCGCCAGCTGCTGGAGAGTGTGGTGTTCCCCGAGCAGAATCTGGCCTCCACCAACCAGCACCATGACCGGCAGAGCTCCTGGCTGATGCGTGGCACCCTGGCCGCTTCCGTGCTGCTGCTGGCCGGCGGAGGCTATGTGTGGTGGAACAGCTATCAGTGGAATCTGGGCCTGATCCGCAGTGCCGAAGCGGCGGTGCAGGATTATCAGAGCCAGCATGAAGACCCGCAGCAGGACATCAGCCTGACACTGCCAGCACTCAGCCGTTCACTGGATGCGCTGGTACAACTGCCTGCCGGTGCCACCGGCGCCGAGCTGCAGCGCGAAGGTATCCGTGGTTTTGGTCTGTATCAGGGCGATCAGCTGCACGGGCCGGCTACCGCCGCCTATCAGCGTGCCCTTCAGTATCAGTTTGTTCCGCACTTAAGCAGGGTACTGGTCAGTGAAATGCAGGCCGTGCAGGGGCAGACAGAAAATCTGGAGTACCTCTACGAAACCCTCAAGACCTATCTGATGCTGTATCAGCCGGAGCACCGCGACAACGGCCAGATTCAGGACTGGTATCAGGCCTATCTGCAGCGTTACCTCAAAGGCGAGCAGAACGACGGCATCCGTGCCTCCCTGCAGGCCCATCTGGACCGCATGCTGGCGATGAATATCCCGATTGCCGGCATCGACAACGCTGCCGTGGAGCAGGCCCGCAAGGAACTGACTTCCATGACGCTGGCCGAACGCGCCTATCAGCGCCTGCGCAAGGAGCTGCTGCACAGCCGCATTCCGGACTTCCGCCTGACCGATGTGCTTGGCAGCCAGAGTCTCAGCATTTTCGAGCGTGCCGACGGCAAGCCACTGCAGGAGGGGATTCCCGGTCTCTACACCTACAACGGCTTCCACGGCCTGTTTCAGGTTGAGAGCAAGCGCGTGCTTAAGCGCCTGACCGATGACGCCTGGGTCTACGGCGATGATGCCAGTGAGCTGGGCACCCTGGATGGCGATGTGATCGCCGAGCAGGTGCGGCAGAAGTACTACCGTGATTACAGCTTCCAGTGGCAGAGCCTGCTGGCCGAAATTCGCCTGAAAAAGTTCGACACCATCACCGAAGGCGCGCGTATCGCCCGTGTGCTGAGCGGCAGTGAGCAGCCGTTGCAGTCGATCATCCGTGGCGTGCAGCGCAATGTGGCGCTGACCCGGGTAAATACCGACAACGTGGTCAATAAGCAGGTGGGTGAAGTAGCGGAAAAGGTCATGGAAACACGCACCAATCGTCTGACCCGTTATCTGCCTGATTCCCCGATTGATCAGATCAGCATGCTGCCCGGCAAGGAAGTAGAGCAGCAGTTCGGCAATATCGTCGGTTTCGATGAAACCCAGATGAGTTCGCTGGAGGCCGAGCTGCAACGGCTGTACAGCTACCTCGACAATCTGGCCAGTGCCGATGGCAGTGACAAGTCCGCCTTCATGTCACAGGTGGATGGCAAGGCTACGCAGGAACTGAACCGCACCTTCCGTGATATTCAGCGCGAACTGCCGCTGGAGCTGGGCACCCTGCTGGGGCCGCTCAATACCCAGTCGCAGGAGCTGGCGAAAGAAGGTGCCAAGAGCCATCTCAACGATGTGTGGAAGTCCAAGGTCTATGGCGAGTTCCGCCGTGCCCTGCAGGGACGCTATCCGCTGGCCGTGAAGGCGGATCAGGAAGTGACACTGAAGGATTTTGGCCGCTTCTTTGGCTATGGCGGCACCCTTGACCGCTACTTTGAGGAGTACATTGCGCCGGTGGTAGATACCTCGGCCAGCACCTGGCAGTTCGATAAAGACATCGGCGTGTCGGAAGCGAGTCTGAAGATGTTCCAGAACGCCCGGCAGATTCGCGATGCCTTCTTTGAACCGGGCAGTCAGATTCCTAAGGTCGATTTTGCCCTGAAGCCCAAGACCCTGGATGAGGATGTCATCAGCTTCCTGCTGGAAATCGATGGCCAGAGTCTGGTCTACCGTCATGGCCCGACCCGTCTGAGTAACTTCTCCTGGCCGGGCGATGGCAGCAAACCGGGGGTACGTCTGGTGTTCACCGAGCCGGATTCCGGCAAGACCATTACCAACGATTACCCCGGTGCCTGGGGCTGGTATCGCCTGCTGGACCGACTGGCCAGCCTGCGCAAGGCCACCATCAAGGACAAACAGCTGGATATCAACGTCAAGGGCTACAAGGCCAGTCTCGAACTGGTACCGAGCAGTGTGTACAACCCATTTTGGAGTGCGGAGTTGAGGGGGTTCGAATGTCCGGCGACGCTGTAA